From the genome of Triticum aestivum cultivar Chinese Spring chromosome 3B, IWGSC CS RefSeq v2.1, whole genome shotgun sequence, one region includes:
- the LOC123067086 gene encoding disease resistance protein RGA5: MEFAMLSIRPLLSKLGDLLAGEFALEKRVRKGVESLSKEMLLMQAALGKVAKVPPEELDEEVKIWAGMVRDLAYQMEDIVDVFIVCVGDLSASPKNRVKKFLKKTCKLFKKGIDLHRIYDALEEAVTRAKQSAELRQRYELETLNTRIGASIDPRTIALYTDVRELAGIEEPRDELINKLLQGDDWSKNPLKTVSVVGFGGLGKTTLAKTVYDKIKVQFECSAFVSVSRNPNMKKILKNILFELDKKMHSNIHNTSREEKHLIDELIEFLNDKRYLIVIDDIWNENAWQFIKCAFSKNSLGSRVITTTRIFSVSEACCSSAGDIYRMKPLSDDVSRRLFYERVFSSDKGCPHDLMEVSKHILKKCGGIPLAVITMVWKCGRTLAKSLSNLHKLEVLQNYVKGGCVDLMREGWVPSPEIHRLRIIGCSLQTLSAWINPSSSLPLLSYLAITVSEVRSEDTQLLGMLRALRYLDLRVEGNFSGENHVVEIMSVVTNAFPCATECYFVGIVSAPSIFPQGAAPRLKELCFDFPAMWIGRADYNLSMGHLPSLEAVYVCEPFV; this comes from the exons ATGGAGTTCGCCATGCTTTCCATCCGCCCTCTCCTCTCGAAGCTGGGGGACCTGCTCGCAGGCGAGTTCGCCCTTGAGAAGCGTGTGAGGAAAGGCGTCGAGTCTCTTAGCAAGGAGATGTTGCTGATGCAGGCTGCCCTTGGCAAGGTGGCGAAAGTGCCGCCCGAGGAGCTCGATGAGGAGGTCAAGATCTGGGCAGGAATGGTAAGGGACCTGGCCTACCAAATGGAAGACATCGTCGATGTCTTCATTGTGTGTGTGGGTGATTTATCTGCCAGCCCAAAGAATAGAGTGAAGAAGTTTCTTAAGAAGACATGCAAGTTATTCAAGAAGGGCATAGATCTTCATCGAATCTACGATGCTCTAGAAGAAGCAGTTACTCGGGCTAAGCAGTCGGCTGAGCTGCGCCAAAGGTACGAGCTCGAGACACTGAACACCCGCATTGGTGCTAGCATTGATCCTCGCACCATAGCTCTGTACACAGATGTGAGAGAGCTTGCCGGCATTGAAGAACCACGAGACGAGTTGATCAACAAGTTACTTCAAGGTGATGATTGGTCGAAGAATCCGTTGAAGACAGTCTCTGTTGTTGGATTTGGTGGGTTAGGCAAGACAACCCTTGCTAAAACAGTGTATGACAAGATCAAAGTGCAATTTGAGTGTAGTGCTTTTGTTTCGGTTTCTCGGAATCCCAACATGAAAAAAATCTTGAAGAATATCCTTTTTGAGCTCGACAAGAAAATGCATTCAAACATACATAATACGTCACGAGAAGAAAAGCATCTCATCGACGAACTCATTGAATTTCTTAATGACAAAAG GTACCTCATCGTAATTGATGACATATGGAATGAAAATGCGTGGCAATTTATCAAGTGCGCTTTCTCCAAGAATAGTCTTGGAAGTCGAGTAATCACGACAACCCGCATCTTCAGTGTCTCTGAAGCATGTTGCTCTTCTGCTGGTGATATTTATAGGATGAAACCTCTTTCTGATGATGTCTCAAGAAGGCTCTTCTATGAAAGAGTATTTTCTTCCGATAAAGGATGTCCTCATGACTTGATGGAAGTATCTAAACACATCTTGAAGAAATGTGGTGGAATACCATTAGCCGTTATTACTATGGTATGGAAATGTGGTAGAACTTTGGCAAAATCCTTAAGTAATCTGCACAAGTTGGAAGTTCTACAGAATTATGTCAAAGGTGGATGCGTTGATCTCATGCGCGAAGGCTGGGTTCCCTCTCCAGAAATCCATAGATTACGGATTATCGGTTGCTCATTGCAGACACTGTCGGCATGGATTAATCCTTCATCATCGCTTCCGCTCCTGTCCTATCTAGCAATAACAGTGAGTGAAGTGCGATCAGAGGACACTCAACTTCTTGGGATGTTGCGTGCCCTTCGTTATCTCGATCTACGTGTTGAGGGCAACTTCTCAGGAGAGAATCATGTGGTGGAAATAATGTCTGTTGTCACCAATGCATTTCCATGTGCAACAGAGTGCTACTTTGTGGGAATTGTGTCTGCGCCATCTATATTTCCGCAAGGAGCGGCGCCAAGGCTTAAAGAACTTTGCTTCGACTTCCCAGCTATGTGGATCGGCCGTGCCGATTATAATTTAAGCATGGGGCACCTCCCTTCCCTCGAGGCTGTGTATGTATGTGAACCTTTTGTGTAA